From Pseudomonas sp. FP2335, the proteins below share one genomic window:
- a CDS encoding LysR family transcriptional regulator yields MSQMNIAKVDLNLLKTFEALYDESSASRAALRLGVTQSAVSAGLRRLREVYEDQLFVRTGRGLAPTLRANQLKPLISEALERCRQSLAMVNPDNQQYQGRSVVLGLSDDFEIAYGRRLIQAIAQRAPKLRVIFRQTHSQIVAGALLDRSLDLAITAGGFAQGRLSRQVLGEGDYRCLLDSDQAGISLDEFVSREHVLVSSGGFIGITDEGLAAQGLSRQVCASTSHFAALPFLLKGSQAVATIPGHAAQAIAQMSGLRMLPCPLALPRYPVELGWRTQAQLDPMLLKVREAIVASFI; encoded by the coding sequence ATGAGCCAAATGAATATCGCCAAGGTCGATCTGAACCTACTGAAAACCTTCGAAGCCCTGTACGACGAATCCAGCGCCAGCCGTGCGGCATTGCGCCTGGGCGTCACGCAATCGGCCGTCAGCGCCGGGCTGCGGCGCTTGCGTGAGGTGTATGAGGATCAGTTATTCGTGCGCACCGGCCGCGGGTTGGCGCCGACCTTGCGCGCCAATCAACTGAAACCGCTGATCAGCGAGGCCCTGGAACGCTGCCGGCAAAGCCTGGCCATGGTCAACCCGGATAACCAGCAATATCAGGGGCGCTCGGTGGTGCTGGGTTTGTCCGATGACTTCGAAATCGCTTACGGCCGCCGGCTGATACAAGCCATCGCACAACGGGCGCCGAAACTGCGGGTGATTTTCCGTCAGACCCACAGCCAGATCGTCGCCGGCGCCCTACTCGACCGCAGCCTGGACCTGGCGATCACGGCGGGCGGCTTTGCCCAGGGCAGGCTGAGCCGCCAGGTGTTGGGAGAAGGTGATTACCGCTGCCTGCTGGACTCGGACCAGGCGGGCATCAGCCTGGACGAGTTCGTCAGCCGCGAGCATGTGCTGGTGTCATCCGGCGGGTTTATCGGGATTACCGACGAGGGCTTGGCGGCCCAGGGTTTGAGCCGCCAGGTGTGTGCGTCCACCAGCCACTTTGCCGCGCTGCCGTTTCTGCTCAAGGGCAGCCAGGCGGTAGCGACCATTCCGGGGCATGCGGCGCAGGCCATCGCGCAGATGAGCGGCCTGCGTATGCTGCCGTGCCCGCTGGCGTTGCCGCGCTACCCGGTGGAACTGGGCTGGCGCACCCAGGCACAGCTGGATCCGATGTTACTGAAAGTGCGTGAAGCGATCGTGGCGAGCTTTATTTAG
- a CDS encoding FecR family protein → MTEKSLSEAEYDAITDAAAHWCMRLHAHDCTPAERQAFEQWHDADPLHAFEYAAMLEIWDVADHLPRNEALAAVVPFKPRRRLRQYAIAAAICLAALPVAAFTGWEAGWLPSSYERFEASTGLRQVTLGDGSQVELNLGTELVFSNYKDQRRVVLKKGEAFFKVSHDSTHPFIVRAGEGQVRVTGTQFNVWKYEDQVRVMLLEGSVQIASDQVHGSVPLTPGMQASYRLGDATPQVQAFNANDTALAWRQGKLVLDNLALADALPLINRYLNKAVMLADANTGAIRIGGIYNINEVNNLIPSLPKVLPVYLTQNQDGNPVLNSIPRKAPKG, encoded by the coding sequence ATGACAGAAAAGTCTCTTTCAGAAGCCGAATATGACGCGATCACCGACGCCGCCGCGCATTGGTGCATGCGTTTGCACGCGCACGATTGCACGCCCGCCGAGCGTCAGGCTTTTGAACAGTGGCACGATGCTGATCCGCTGCACGCCTTTGAATACGCGGCCATGCTGGAGATCTGGGACGTTGCCGACCACCTGCCGCGCAACGAAGCCTTGGCAGCGGTAGTGCCGTTCAAGCCCCGCAGGCGTCTGCGCCAGTACGCGATAGCCGCGGCAATCTGCCTGGCGGCGCTGCCCGTGGCGGCGTTCACCGGCTGGGAAGCCGGCTGGCTGCCGAGTTCCTACGAACGCTTCGAGGCGTCCACCGGCTTGCGCCAAGTGACCTTGGGTGACGGCAGCCAGGTGGAGTTGAACCTGGGCACCGAGCTGGTCTTCAGCAATTACAAGGATCAGCGCCGGGTCGTCCTGAAAAAAGGCGAGGCGTTTTTCAAGGTCAGCCATGACAGCACCCATCCATTCATCGTACGCGCTGGCGAAGGTCAGGTACGCGTAACCGGCACGCAGTTCAACGTCTGGAAGTACGAAGATCAGGTGCGGGTGATGCTACTCGAAGGCTCGGTACAGATCGCCAGCGATCAGGTGCACGGCAGCGTACCGCTGACGCCGGGCATGCAGGCCAGTTATCGCCTGGGCGACGCGACACCGCAGGTCCAGGCGTTCAACGCCAATGACACGGCCCTGGCCTGGCGCCAGGGCAAGCTGGTGCTCGACAACCTGGCGTTGGCCGACGCGTTGCCGCTGATCAACCGCTACCTCAACAAGGCGGTGATGCTGGCCGATGCCAACACTGGCGCGATCCGCATCGGCGGTATCTACAACATCAATGAAGTCAACAATCTCATCCCCTCGCTGCCCAAGGTCCTGCCGGTCTACCTGACCCAGAACCAGGACGGCAATCCCGTACTCAATTCCATCCCGCGTAAAGCGCCGAAAGGCTGA
- a CDS encoding LEA type 2 family protein, whose translation MRKLMVVTLMLLTLSACALFPHRDPVTINVVGIEPLQSQELEVRFLVKLRVQNPNETAIDYNGVALDLEVNGHPLASGVSDQAGSIPRFSETVLKVPVSVSAFSVLRQTLGLSQTQSLNNLPYVLRGKLAGGLFGTMRFVDRGTLDL comes from the coding sequence ATGCGCAAGCTCATGGTTGTAACGCTAATGCTGCTGACCTTGAGCGCCTGCGCGCTGTTCCCGCACCGTGACCCGGTGACCATCAACGTGGTGGGCATCGAACCGCTGCAAAGCCAGGAGCTGGAAGTGCGGTTCTTGGTGAAGCTGCGGGTGCAGAACCCCAATGAAACGGCGATCGACTACAACGGCGTGGCCCTGGACCTGGAAGTCAATGGCCACCCGTTGGCATCGGGAGTGAGCGATCAGGCCGGAAGCATCCCACGCTTTTCCGAGACGGTGCTGAAGGTGCCGGTGAGTGTTTCGGCGTTCTCGGTGTTGCGCCAGACCCTGGGCCTGAGCCAGACCCAGAGTTTGAACAACCTGCCCTACGTGCTGCGGGGCAAGCTGGCGGGCGGGCTGTTTGGCACCATGCGCTTCGTTGACCGCGGAACCCTGGACCTGTAG
- a CDS encoding Ldh family oxidoreductase — protein sequence MSAQSSQLGSSHARIRFTDLVALLQRIFERHGTSPHVAAVLAHNCAMAERDGAHSHGIFRIPGYLSTLASGWVNGKAEPVVTDVASGFVRVDAGNGFAQPALEAARALLVAKARSAGIALLAIHNSHHFAALWPDVEPFAEEGLVALSVVNSMTCVVPHGADRPLFGTNPIAFAAPRADGLPIVFDLATSAIAHGDVQIAARKGERLPPGMGVDGLGQPTQDPRAILEGGALLPFGGHKGSALSMMVELLAAALTGGNFSFEFDWSDHPGARTPWTGQLLIVIDPSKTSGQAFAERSQELVRQMHAAGLRRLPGDRRHRTRAKSLEQGIEIEAQQLHELQALAEA from the coding sequence ATGTCTGCGCAGTCCTCGCAACTTGGCAGTTCCCATGCTCGTATCCGCTTCACCGACCTGGTGGCACTGCTGCAACGCATTTTCGAACGCCATGGCACCTCGCCCCACGTGGCGGCCGTGCTGGCGCACAACTGCGCGATGGCCGAGCGCGACGGCGCGCACAGCCACGGCATTTTCCGTATCCCCGGCTACCTCAGTACCCTGGCCAGCGGCTGGGTGAACGGCAAGGCCGAGCCCGTCGTTACCGATGTGGCCTCGGGGTTTGTCAGGGTCGACGCCGGCAACGGGTTTGCCCAGCCGGCGCTGGAAGCGGCGAGGGCACTGCTGGTGGCGAAGGCCCGCAGTGCCGGGATCGCGTTGCTGGCGATTCATAACTCCCATCACTTTGCGGCCTTGTGGCCGGACGTCGAACCGTTCGCCGAAGAAGGCCTGGTGGCATTGAGCGTGGTCAACAGCATGACCTGCGTGGTGCCCCACGGCGCCGACCGTCCGCTGTTCGGCACCAACCCCATCGCCTTTGCCGCGCCGCGTGCCGACGGTCTGCCGATTGTGTTCGACCTGGCCACCAGTGCGATCGCCCATGGCGACGTGCAGATCGCCGCACGCAAGGGCGAACGCCTGCCGCCGGGCATGGGCGTGGATGGCCTTGGCCAGCCGACCCAGGACCCCAGAGCCATTCTTGAAGGCGGCGCCTTGCTGCCGTTCGGTGGCCACAAGGGCTCGGCGTTGTCGATGATGGTGGAGTTGCTCGCGGCAGCGTTGACCGGCGGCAATTTTTCCTTCGAGTTCGATTGGTCCGATCACCCCGGCGCACGTACGCCCTGGACCGGCCAACTGTTGATCGTGATCGACCCGAGCAAAACCAGCGGCCAGGCGTTCGCCGAGCGCAGCCAGGAACTGGTGCGGCAGATGCATGCGGCGGGGTTGCGGCGGTTGCCGGGGGATCGGCGCCATCGCACGCGGGCGAAGTCGCTGGAGCAGGGGATCGAGATCGAGGCGCAGCAATTGCACGAGTTGCAGGCGCTGGCCGAAGCGTGA
- a CDS encoding adhesin has translation MNRSLLLLALLGSACAMADNSAVINNSGTDYTGNLSVNQAAGNQQQQANNRAITLGGQASTLNIQRMDGSVDPSTNAKAAIQGNSFTNGNGVLGVNQSAGANNQQVNAVRISVNPAPQSIDDSVLVQQNTTTLATDSGLTPTTGSRQVVTSDQAFTGSRGVIQVNQSAGVGNRVANTLGITIK, from the coding sequence ATGAACCGTTCCCTGCTCCTTCTCGCGCTGCTGGGCAGTGCCTGCGCCATGGCCGACAACAGCGCCGTGATCAACAACAGCGGCACTGACTACACCGGCAATTTATCGGTCAACCAAGCGGCCGGTAATCAGCAGCAACAGGCCAACAACCGGGCGATCACGCTCGGTGGCCAGGCCAGCACACTCAATATCCAGAGAATGGATGGCAGTGTTGACCCGTCCACGAACGCCAAGGCGGCGATTCAGGGCAACTCTTTTACCAACGGCAACGGTGTACTGGGCGTCAACCAGTCGGCCGGGGCCAATAACCAACAAGTCAATGCCGTGCGGATCAGCGTAAACCCTGCCCCGCAAAGCATCGACGACAGCGTCCTGGTGCAACAGAACACCACGACGCTGGCGACCGACTCAGGGCTCACCCCCACCACTGGCAGCCGCCAGGTCGTGACAAGCGACCAGGCCTTCACCGGCAGCCGAGGAGTGATACAGGTGAACCAGAGTGCCGGGGTGGGGAACCGAGTGGCTAACACCCTGGGCATCACTATCAAGTAA
- a CDS encoding YqjD family protein, which produces MARKTAAQAVEDQIKDQAFSELTALIEESDKLLKSSASLVGEEGETLREQVAIKLKQALDSVSSVRERSKPVVDATETYIGGHPWQTVAISAGFGLVVGLLLGRRN; this is translated from the coding sequence ATGGCCCGCAAAACCGCTGCCCAAGCCGTCGAAGACCAAATCAAGGACCAAGCCTTCAGCGAACTGACCGCGCTGATCGAAGAATCGGACAAACTGCTCAAAAGCAGCGCATCCCTGGTGGGCGAAGAAGGCGAAACCCTGCGCGAGCAGGTTGCCATCAAGCTCAAGCAGGCGCTGGACTCGGTGTCCAGCGTGCGTGAACGCAGCAAGCCGGTGGTCGATGCCACCGAAACCTACATCGGTGGCCACCCTTGGCAGACCGTGGCCATTTCCGCAGGCTTTGGCCTGGTGGTCGGCCTGTTGCTCGGTCGCCGCAACTGA
- a CDS encoding dermonecrotic toxin domain-containing protein encodes MARVTPPYFFNEFLQPVRRKQPTEREQALGLTLNDLDWLHTLYYATDHARQNTELRKYPMQVEKLQVSMKDQPALPLAGAFIMSPSPDGQKALLYTPYGGIEVFDSRDELLTELNKRINIQSQRTDLIIFLSISQRARFTPDQPCTLTSSIIDGAVMQDQEHTLQACQHQNAQDMLAQLRTTPTLSWMLDTLLGIMARSYFSGLDQRDTRVNTRHQDASQWTSSVPLSEVLLQFYLKQAWPGSQTRTFTNPRHDTHAFTAAQLAADQRQWESLIEQTAGILSKLLSSLLLTWWNEDIGGGRSRLGLFAQVMSDKFRVDLLLKRQNGILSAEESHQLLATFLPDQAARSAWHAHLNIDKVKIHAPYQHYVELAATLLINDTHAYLYTQSRGLQLLKDLADLNDTLLEMLKAAGHQDELLNFLSLDERSVYIGMDQVQISGVPVLADVFGEMVQDIAAKQLSNLEHALAVYRRSEGAVDLAALLDCALDLRHMLDSRLLALDAQGRWSAHPVSSDNGRPSTVQAERAKQQLLTLRAADAALAMRRREHPTLRTLATQALDKELNERSLALHADDVYVNTYATEARQKEDRKPLTSVSMVDHFIQRLSHAAPPVEETPQLGFYGKHRAGFSSRWNSLNGTTFNAVIEQTLAPFSNHDIRMLPRLFLRSHQDALNDALMLGLRSEAELRLLNKTLSPASQAIVDTVLRPDSMTRVKRHGLKGFLPDAFGLTLKVGTDERAHALANCFVLTERGGLDPDHSGQAVLWTPQLGHEAFVSVQALRDSLAVRLSTADDRLMLLDNLPIGLRWPHQTFQLGPLQRIDEHFLENRQQSYLDYSLNAIDYWLAAPLGPRQLQDCLDNQMLRAAPSNLGRATDIARAMVLQQALPVWLGMASAQEQQRHAELLEQYRLSAPDDRDYLHALPPLRDHVASALRALLNARFDGFGLDPDDILIPTRVMLNGHSQSLTDFAQRHLPHLLADTLKPFSRTRTPLPPTLDGAALVQLIRQLDIAKTYRALLDTHLSADTEDARKRKALFCQQLPWQLLSHAHEEKLEERLSATAWSFVQQVFDMPDAIARASVSGVTAMIRPLELVATPGATPARARGIYLIGPHTGASGPQVLYAPYCPTQTLTEFPREEDLLDQLNRPGPLQDWVIRQLDDPQRATYRHLMQAHARSPSSDLGLASSPVRGNLLPLLFDDNTQQLARMLGSQFDPNGKSAWDAVTSLFGKGIPMALQFISGKLQYPLAVWRSYKLFKASAESLQNQRWAEGMRPFIQGVATLALLRSRLDQPFKPRHPPAGPAPEMPDEAGPGAATTLETLDITDPLRTRLRHFENVDISLIDLQRRAPQQPYSHPVSKRTYVPVAGKVYPVTKAGARWRIVLDEEIGPYVERNARGEWVFDLSQHHPRLGPTLSRYIGRRQTRSAERDAINIEAVGLPAITALSPWKAQCINEGLNVATYYAVTCKRNIVQFATAPKPGSRVGLFLTEMFGVLSFSPSQLQKIEQRVDEILDALVDPTLTNLDSGRFVTGTARWSPRDTYAFTLPDDVQKKIYLLDRFFDPQMDVYENRLKTPFNISAHARATIIMHEISHFKCNTEDLAYLDSMRPFHDLINVGTLHGQLLYTDLSDLRTTALSTLTPASLLFKTWDSLSQRWEDLGRFGGVHGRDRVFKLTGAKTLDDARHIFMSDADKRIDTILANADSLTYLISHLGRELDEGA; translated from the coding sequence ATGGCGCGCGTAACCCCACCCTATTTTTTCAACGAGTTCCTGCAGCCAGTCAGGAGGAAACAGCCAACCGAGCGCGAACAAGCCCTGGGTTTGACACTCAACGACCTCGACTGGCTGCACACGCTGTACTACGCCACCGATCACGCCCGCCAGAACACCGAACTGCGCAAGTACCCCATGCAAGTGGAGAAATTGCAGGTCAGCATGAAGGACCAGCCCGCGCTCCCACTGGCTGGGGCATTCATCATGAGCCCCAGCCCCGATGGCCAGAAGGCATTGCTGTACACGCCCTATGGCGGGATTGAGGTATTCGACAGCCGCGACGAGCTACTTACAGAGTTAAACAAGCGCATCAATATACAAAGCCAACGTACTGATTTAATTATTTTTTTATCAATATCTCAGCGTGCCAGATTCACCCCAGACCAGCCCTGCACCCTGACATCTTCGATCATCGACGGCGCCGTCATGCAGGATCAGGAGCATACCCTGCAGGCCTGCCAGCATCAGAATGCGCAGGACATGCTGGCGCAATTGCGCACCACGCCAACCCTGTCATGGATGCTCGATACGCTGCTCGGCATCATGGCGCGCTCGTACTTCTCCGGCCTGGATCAGCGCGATACACGCGTCAACACACGCCACCAAGACGCTTCGCAGTGGACCAGTTCTGTCCCTTTGAGTGAGGTGTTGTTGCAGTTCTACCTCAAGCAGGCGTGGCCCGGCAGCCAAACGCGCACATTCACCAACCCACGGCATGACACTCACGCCTTCACCGCCGCGCAGCTGGCAGCCGATCAGCGGCAGTGGGAAAGCCTGATCGAACAAACCGCCGGGATTCTGTCCAAACTGCTGAGCAGCCTGTTGCTGACGTGGTGGAATGAAGACATCGGCGGCGGCCGCTCACGGCTGGGGCTGTTTGCCCAGGTGATGAGTGACAAGTTCCGCGTCGACCTGCTGCTCAAGCGCCAGAACGGCATCCTGTCGGCCGAGGAAAGCCACCAACTGCTCGCCACCTTTCTTCCGGACCAGGCTGCACGCAGCGCCTGGCACGCACACCTGAACATCGACAAGGTGAAGATCCACGCGCCTTATCAACATTACGTGGAACTGGCTGCCACGTTGTTGATCAATGACACCCACGCCTACCTGTACACCCAGTCGCGCGGGTTGCAGCTGCTCAAGGACCTCGCCGACCTCAACGATACGCTGCTCGAGATGCTCAAGGCCGCCGGGCATCAGGATGAACTGCTCAACTTTCTGTCGCTGGACGAACGCAGCGTGTACATCGGCATGGATCAAGTGCAGATCAGCGGCGTGCCGGTACTCGCAGACGTGTTCGGCGAAATGGTTCAGGACATCGCCGCCAAACAATTGAGCAACCTGGAGCACGCCCTCGCGGTATATCGACGCAGTGAAGGGGCGGTGGACCTGGCAGCGTTGCTCGACTGTGCGCTGGACCTGCGCCACATGCTCGACAGTCGCTTGCTGGCGCTGGACGCGCAGGGACGCTGGAGCGCACACCCTGTCTCCAGCGACAACGGCCGCCCTTCCACGGTGCAAGCCGAACGTGCCAAACAACAGTTGCTCACTTTGCGCGCCGCCGACGCGGCACTGGCGATGCGCCGGCGCGAGCACCCCACGTTACGCACGCTGGCGACACAGGCGTTGGACAAAGAGTTGAACGAGCGCTCGCTGGCCTTGCACGCCGATGACGTCTACGTGAACACCTACGCCACCGAAGCCCGGCAAAAGGAAGACCGCAAGCCCCTGACCTCTGTGAGCATGGTCGATCACTTTATCCAGCGCTTGAGTCATGCAGCCCCACCTGTGGAAGAGACGCCGCAGTTAGGGTTCTATGGCAAACACCGCGCCGGCTTCTCCAGCCGCTGGAACAGCTTGAACGGTACAACCTTCAATGCGGTGATCGAACAGACCCTGGCGCCGTTCAGCAATCACGACATCCGCATGCTGCCGCGCCTGTTCCTGCGAAGCCATCAAGATGCCTTGAACGACGCGCTGATGCTGGGCTTGCGCAGTGAAGCCGAGCTGCGGCTGCTGAACAAAACCCTAAGCCCGGCGAGCCAGGCGATTGTCGACACGGTGTTGCGCCCCGATAGCATGACCCGCGTCAAACGGCACGGCCTCAAGGGCTTTCTGCCGGATGCGTTTGGCTTGACCCTCAAGGTCGGCACCGACGAGCGTGCGCACGCCCTGGCCAACTGCTTTGTACTCACGGAACGCGGTGGCCTGGACCCGGACCATTCGGGGCAAGCCGTGCTCTGGACCCCGCAACTGGGACATGAAGCGTTCGTATCGGTGCAGGCCCTGCGCGACAGTCTCGCGGTGCGCCTGTCAACCGCCGATGACCGTTTGATGCTGCTGGATAACCTGCCGATCGGCCTGCGCTGGCCTCATCAAACCTTCCAGCTCGGCCCGCTGCAACGTATCGACGAACACTTCCTGGAAAATCGCCAGCAGAGCTACCTCGATTACAGCCTCAACGCCATCGACTACTGGCTCGCCGCGCCGCTGGGGCCCCGACAGTTACAGGACTGCCTGGACAACCAAATGCTGCGTGCAGCACCTTCCAACCTGGGCCGCGCCACCGACATCGCCCGTGCGATGGTTCTGCAACAAGCATTGCCCGTCTGGCTGGGCATGGCGTCAGCCCAGGAGCAACAGCGGCATGCCGAGCTGCTTGAGCAATACCGCCTCAGTGCCCCCGATGACCGGGATTACCTGCACGCCCTGCCGCCCCTGCGCGACCACGTCGCCAGCGCCTTGCGCGCCCTGCTCAACGCTCGGTTTGACGGCTTCGGGCTGGACCCGGATGACATCCTGATCCCCACGCGAGTCATGCTCAACGGCCATAGCCAGAGCCTCACCGATTTTGCCCAACGCCACCTGCCACACCTGCTGGCCGACACGCTCAAACCGTTTTCGCGCACCCGCACACCCCTGCCCCCGACCCTGGACGGTGCGGCGCTGGTGCAGTTGATTCGCCAGTTGGACATCGCCAAGACTTACCGCGCCTTGCTCGATACCCACCTGAGCGCAGACACCGAAGATGCCCGTAAGCGCAAAGCGTTGTTCTGCCAGCAGCTACCGTGGCAGCTGTTGAGCCATGCCCACGAAGAAAAACTCGAAGAACGCTTGAGTGCGACGGCCTGGAGCTTTGTGCAACAGGTCTTTGATATGCCGGATGCCATAGCACGGGCGAGTGTCAGCGGGGTGACCGCGATGATTCGGCCACTGGAACTGGTGGCCACGCCTGGCGCGACGCCGGCCAGGGCCCGGGGCATTTACCTGATCGGCCCACACACCGGGGCCTCCGGGCCCCAGGTGCTGTACGCCCCCTACTGCCCGACGCAGACATTGACAGAGTTCCCCCGCGAGGAGGACCTGCTCGACCAACTCAACCGTCCGGGACCTTTGCAGGACTGGGTAATTCGCCAACTGGACGATCCCCAGCGCGCCACCTATCGGCATTTGATGCAGGCGCACGCGCGCAGCCCTTCCAGCGATCTGGGCCTGGCCTCGTCGCCGGTGCGCGGCAACCTGCTGCCGCTGCTGTTCGATGACAACACGCAACAGCTGGCAAGAATGCTTGGCAGCCAATTTGACCCCAACGGCAAGAGTGCCTGGGACGCTGTCACCAGCCTGTTCGGCAAGGGTATACCCATGGCCCTGCAATTTATCAGCGGCAAGCTTCAGTACCCGCTTGCGGTGTGGCGCAGCTACAAGCTGTTCAAGGCGTCAGCGGAAAGCTTGCAAAACCAACGCTGGGCCGAAGGCATGAGACCCTTCATCCAGGGCGTGGCGACCCTGGCCTTACTGCGCAGTCGCCTCGACCAGCCGTTCAAGCCACGCCATCCTCCCGCCGGCCCCGCGCCCGAGATGCCGGATGAAGCCGGCCCTGGCGCAGCAACCACCCTGGAGACCCTGGACATCACCGACCCTTTGCGCACCCGATTGCGGCACTTTGAAAATGTCGATATTTCACTGATAGACCTGCAACGTCGCGCCCCGCAGCAACCGTACTCGCACCCTGTGAGCAAGCGGACCTACGTACCAGTGGCGGGCAAGGTGTACCCGGTGACGAAAGCCGGCGCGCGTTGGCGGATTGTCCTCGACGAAGAAATAGGCCCGTATGTCGAACGCAACGCACGAGGTGAATGGGTGTTCGACCTATCCCAACACCATCCACGCCTCGGCCCGACGTTGTCGCGTTACATCGGCCGCAGGCAAACCCGTTCGGCTGAGCGCGATGCCATCAATATCGAGGCCGTCGGGCTACCGGCCATCACCGCGCTCTCGCCGTGGAAGGCCCAGTGCATCAACGAAGGCCTCAACGTCGCGACGTATTACGCGGTGACCTGCAAGCGCAATATCGTGCAGTTCGCCACGGCCCCTAAACCGGGCTCGCGCGTCGGCTTGTTCCTGACCGAGATGTTCGGGGTGCTGAGCTTCAGCCCCTCGCAACTGCAAAAAATCGAGCAGCGCGTGGACGAGATACTCGATGCGCTGGTAGACCCGACCCTGACCAACCTCGACTCAGGTCGATTTGTCACCGGCACCGCACGCTGGAGCCCGCGGGACACCTACGCATTCACCCTGCCAGATGATGTGCAGAAAAAAATCTACCTGCTGGATCGCTTTTTCGACCCGCAGATGGACGTGTATGAGAACCGCTTGAAAACACCATTCAACATCTCTGCCCACGCCCGCGCGACGATCATCATGCATGAGATCTCGCACTTCAAATGCAACACCGAAGACCTGGCCTACCTGGACAGCATGCGTCCGTTCCACGACCTGATCAACGTCGGCACCCTGCACGGCCAGTTGCTGTACACCGACCTGTCGGACTTGCGCACCACCGCCTTGTCGACGCTGACGCCAGCGAGCCTGTTATTCAAGACCTGGGACAGTCTGTCGCAACGCTGGGAAGACCTGGGTCGATTTGGCGGGGTGCACGGGCGCGACCGGGTGTTCAAACTGACCGGCGCGAAGACGCTGGATGATGCGCGGCATATCTTCATGAGTGACGCGGACAAGCGTATCGATACGATCCTGGCCAATGCCGATTCGCTGACGTACCTGATCAGTCACTTGGGGCGCGAGTTGGATGAGGGGGCCTGA
- a CDS encoding carbon-nitrogen hydrolase family protein — protein sequence MPVSTVAALQIGSLPGGKADTLAQILGYEDEIQRSGAQLVVMPEALLGGYPKGESFGTQLGYRLPEGREAFARYFANAIDVPGAETDALAGLSARTGASLVLGVIERSGNTLYCTVLYFEPAGGLVAKHRKLMPTGTERLIWGKGDGSTLPVIDTAVGRVGGAVCWENMMPLLRTAMYAKGVEVWCAPTVDEREMWQVSMRHVAHEGRCFVVSACQVQASPEALGVQIANWPAQRPLIAGGSVIVGPMGDVLAGPLLGEAGLLTAQIDTDELVRARYDYDVVGHYARPDVFELVVDERARPGVRFITD from the coding sequence ATGCCTGTTTCGACTGTAGCTGCTTTGCAAATCGGTTCTTTGCCCGGCGGCAAGGCTGACACCCTTGCGCAAATCCTCGGTTACGAGGACGAGATCCAGCGCAGTGGCGCGCAACTGGTGGTGATGCCCGAGGCGTTGCTCGGTGGCTATCCCAAGGGCGAAAGCTTCGGCACGCAATTGGGCTACCGGCTGCCGGAGGGGCGCGAGGCCTTTGCGCGCTATTTTGCCAATGCCATCGACGTGCCCGGCGCCGAGACTGACGCGCTGGCGGGCTTGTCGGCGCGTACCGGCGCCAGCCTGGTCCTTGGTGTGATCGAGCGCAGTGGCAATACCCTGTATTGCACCGTGTTGTACTTCGAACCGGCAGGCGGTCTGGTGGCCAAGCACCGCAAGCTGATGCCCACCGGCACCGAGCGGCTGATCTGGGGCAAGGGCGATGGCTCGACGTTACCCGTGATCGACACGGCGGTCGGACGTGTTGGCGGTGCGGTGTGCTGGGAAAACATGATGCCGCTGCTGCGCACGGCGATGTACGCCAAGGGCGTGGAGGTGTGGTGCGCACCGACGGTGGACGAGCGTGAGATGTGGCAGGTCAGCATGCGTCATGTCGCCCATGAGGGACGCTGCTTTGTGGTCAGTGCGTGTCAGGTGCAGGCATCGCCCGAGGCGTTAGGTGTGCAGATCGCCAACTGGCCGGCGCAGCGGCCGTTGATTGCCGGTGGCAGCGTGATTGTCGGGCCGATGGGGGATGTGCTGGCAGGGCCATTGCTGGGCGAGGCGGGGTTGCTCACGGCGCAGATCGATACCGATGAGCTGGTGCGTGCGCGGTATGACTACGACGTGGTGGGGCACTATGCCCGCCCGGACGTGTTCGAGTTGGTCGTGGATGAACGGGCCAGGCCGGGGGTGCGCTTTATCACTGACTGA
- a CDS encoding PepSY domain-containing protein, protein MLKKTLVALCATSALLSAGAALADKPGAGWIPIEKAIEVAKTKAGYIEVYAAEADDNGYWEVKGRKSDGTVYEARIDGASGNILRDQKD, encoded by the coding sequence ATGCTGAAGAAAACCTTAGTCGCCCTGTGTGCAACCTCCGCGCTGCTCAGCGCTGGCGCCGCCTTGGCGGACAAGCCGGGGGCGGGCTGGATCCCGATTGAAAAGGCGATCGAAGTCGCCAAGACAAAGGCCGGTTATATCGAGGTCTATGCGGCCGAAGCCGATGACAATGGCTACTGGGAAGTCAAAGGCCGCAAATCCGATGGCACCGTCTATGAAGCGCGCATCGATGGCGCCTCCGGCAATATCCTGCGCGACCAGAAAGACTGA